One region of Symbiobacterium terraclitae genomic DNA includes:
- a CDS encoding tetratricopeptide repeat protein, whose product MVMSRAEVDQLQPDALPLLETYRNGEHSALLAEVDQRSRSGPLPPDVLGLAAASLVALERYEEAATAAREAAGRAPRKAWLYHVLSRAELGRGDRARALEAAEAACRLLPGHPDYLATLAACRRENGDPAAAAATARQALLSAPDHPGALNQLGLALAASGDEAAALEQFTRAMEAAPQEPEAYLNAAALHRKAGRVPEARRVLKDALRHIPGLLEAEEQLAGTVGSSPLVHGLLRHLIHLSRLTMTGWLIVAFIYYLFFRLLEFLWKYFPVLLPVSRVLLLVAAAWLLGGALCGRLLRLALRRG is encoded by the coding sequence ATGGTCATGTCTCGTGCTGAAGTCGATCAGCTTCAGCCCGACGCGCTGCCCCTGCTGGAGACCTACCGCAATGGCGAACACAGCGCGCTGCTGGCTGAGGTGGACCAGCGCTCCCGTTCCGGCCCGCTCCCGCCGGACGTGCTGGGACTGGCCGCGGCCAGCCTCGTGGCCCTGGAGCGGTACGAGGAGGCCGCCACGGCCGCCCGGGAGGCGGCGGGGAGGGCTCCCCGCAAGGCGTGGCTGTACCACGTCCTCAGCCGCGCCGAACTCGGGCGCGGCGACCGCGCCCGGGCCCTGGAGGCGGCCGAAGCCGCGTGCCGGCTCCTGCCCGGCCACCCGGACTACCTGGCCACGCTGGCTGCCTGCCGCCGGGAGAACGGCGACCCCGCCGCCGCGGCGGCCACGGCCCGGCAGGCGCTGCTCTCGGCGCCCGACCATCCAGGTGCGCTGAACCAGCTGGGCCTGGCCCTGGCGGCCTCAGGCGACGAGGCCGCTGCCCTGGAGCAGTTCACCCGGGCCATGGAGGCCGCCCCGCAGGAGCCCGAGGCGTACCTCAACGCGGCGGCCCTGCACCGCAAGGCCGGCCGCGTGCCCGAGGCGCGCCGGGTGCTGAAGGATGCGCTCCGGCACATCCCCGGCCTGCTGGAGGCCGAGGAGCAGCTGGCGGGCACCGTCGGCAGCAGCCCGCTGGTCCACGGCCTGCTGCGCCACCTCATCCACCTCTCGCGCCTCACCATGACCGGCTGGCTCATCGTCGCCTTCATCTACTACCTGTTCTTCCGGCTGCTGGAGTTCCTCTGGAAGTACTTCCCCGTGCTGCTCCCCGTCAGCCGGGTACTGCTGCTGGTCGCAGCGGCCTGGCTGCTGGGCGGCGCCCTCTGCGGACGGCTCCTCCGCCTCGCCCTCAGGCGGGGCTAG